Proteins from a genomic interval of Lolium perenne isolate Kyuss_39 chromosome 1, Kyuss_2.0, whole genome shotgun sequence:
- the LOC127302033 gene encoding WAT1-related protein At3g02690, chloroplastic → MSAAAPFRLFLPLHPPLAPRRPPASALPSLPRHGAMPRPRVRLRLRLAARSSETPPQASDELDFVDTGTEAELDPVAEEAALAATKEWWEWALLVSPFFFWGTAMVAMKGVIPKTGPFFVAALRLIPAGALVVAFAAARGRKQPSGWAAWGAIAAFGLVDAACFQGFLTEGLQKTSAGLGSVIIDSQPLTVAILAALFFGESIGAIGAGGLVLGVVGLLLLEVPALSVEETGATVWGSGEWWMFLSAQSMAIGTIMVRWVSKYSDPIMATGWHMVIGGIPLLVISVLNHDPALNGHIQELTSSDILALGYTSIFGSAISYGVYFYNATRGSLTTLSSLTFLTPMFASIFGFIYLGETFSPEQIGGALLTLVAIYMVNYKSIVGEK, encoded by the exons ATGTCCGCCGCCGCGCCCTTCCGCCTCTTCCTCCCGCTCCACCCGCCACTCGCTCCCAGACGCCCACCCGCGTCCGCTCTCCCCTCTCTCCCACGCCATGGCGCCATGCCCCGCCCGCGCGTCcgtctccgcctccgcctcgcgGCCAGGAGCAGTGAGACGCCACCGCAGGCATCCGACGAGCTCGACTTCGTCGACACAGGCACCGAGGCCGAGCTCGACCCCGtcgcggaggaggcggcgctcgCGGCCACCAAGGAGTGGTGGGAGTGGGCGCTGCTGGTGTCGCCCTTCTTCTTCTGGGGCACGGCCATGGTGGCCATGAAGGGGGTCATTCCCAAGACCGGGCCCTTCTTCGTCGCCGCGCTCCGCCTCATCCCCGCCGGCGCGCTCGTCGTCGCCTTCGCCGCCGCGCGCGGCAGGAAGCAGCCCTCCGGCTGGGCCGCGTGGGGCGCCATCGCCGCCTTCGGCCTCGTCGACGCCGCCTGCTTCCAG GGCTTCCTCACGGAGGGCTTGCAGAAGACGTCGGCTGGGCTCGGAAGC GTCATAATTGACTCTCAACCATTGACCGTTGCTATCCTTGCAGCCCTATTCTTTGGAGAGTCTATCGGCGCGATAGGAGCTGGGGGGCTTGTACTGGGTGTTGTTGGGCTTTTGCTCCTTGAG GTTCCAGCACTTTCAGTTGAAGAAACCGGCGCAACAGTCTGGGGAAGTGGAGAATGGTGGATGTTCCTCTCAGCTCAAAGCATGGCGATTGGAACTATAATGGTTCGCTGGGTATCAAAGTATTCTGATCCAATCATGGCAACAGGATGG CACATGGTAATAGGCGGGATACCTTTGTTGGTTATATCTGTTCTTAATCATGATCCTGCTCTTAATGGACATATTCAAGAGCTTACATCGAGTGATATATTAGCACTGGGTTATACATCTATATTTGGCAGTGCTATCAGCTACGGTGTCTACTTCTACAATGCTACAAGAG GTAGTCTGACCACACTTAGTTCTCTTACTTTCTTAACTCCTATGTTTGCCTCTATTTTCGG CTTCATCTATCTGGGAGAGACCTTCTCACCCGAGCAGATCGGTGGTGCACTTCTGACACTAGTTGCCATCTATATGGTTAATTACAAGAGCATTGTAGGCGAGAAGTAA
- the LOC127302043 gene encoding protein EARLY RESPONSIVE TO DEHYDRATION 15 yields MEVARGSNGGKLNPWAEPFVPGSWCRPVEVVAEVEDFSPDWWRLVAASPSFRDRWLRDYGDLGLLDADEMPDDGDLFFSPARTNLEGAVMKEEAAVKKAGGAEVMPWGIEKWWRTHVTVPEVPKYAEKAPKKVAGGGPRFSPRPIQQPR; encoded by the exons ATGGAGGTGGCGAGAGGGAGCAACGGCGGGAAGCTGAACCCGTGGGCGGAGCCCTTCGTGCCGGGGAGCTGGTGCCGCCCCGTGGAGGTGGTGGCGGAGGTGGAGGACTTCTCCCCCGActggtggcgcctcgtcgccgCCTCCCCGTCCTTCCGCGACCGCTGGCTGCGCGACTACGGCGATCTGGgcctcctcgacgccgacgagatGCCCGACGACGGCGACCTCTTCTTCTCCCCTGCGCGGACGAACCTCG AAGGCGCAGTGATGAAGGAAGAAGCGGCCGTCAAGAAAGCCGGAGGAGCTGAGGTGATGCCTTGGGGGATCGAGAAGTGGTGGCGGACGCACGTCACGGTGCCGGAGGTCCCAAAGTACGCGGAGAAGGCGCCTAAGAAGGTCGCCGGCGGCGGCCCCCGGTTCAGCCCCCGGCCTATCCAGCAGCCTCGCTAG